The following coding sequences lie in one Bacteroidota bacterium genomic window:
- the rsgA gene encoding ribosome small subunit-dependent GTPase A: MTPEELGYNNKFEAFRIEHHLSNFEVGRVVAEHKERYKVRTASGEYEAEITGNMRFTALSREDFPAVGDWVALTTFDSGPAIIHEIFPRFSLIKRQAAGQTGEIQLIAANIDFAFLMQAVDRDFSINRLERYLTICHASNVLPIIVLSKTDLIGAQQLEELQNLIKARIPEILVIAISNSTREGYVILNNMIKKGKTYCMLGSSGVGKSTLMNNLAGRNLMKTGLISGITNKGRHITTHRELMVLESGGILVDNPGMREVGIADTASGLETTFDRIISLAQQCRFSDCRHTSMKGCAVLQAVEAGEIDQGTLDNYLRLERERAHHEATAETRRMKDKAFGKMKKNYKKGNHHLDG, translated from the coding sequence ATGACCCCGGAAGAATTAGGATACAATAATAAGTTCGAAGCATTCAGAATCGAACACCATTTAAGCAACTTTGAAGTAGGTAGGGTAGTTGCAGAACATAAGGAAAGATACAAGGTAAGAACCGCATCAGGCGAATACGAAGCCGAAATTACCGGAAACATGAGGTTCACAGCGCTTAGCCGCGAAGACTTTCCGGCCGTGGGCGACTGGGTAGCCTTAACAACCTTCGATTCCGGGCCGGCGATTATTCATGAAATATTTCCAAGATTCTCCCTCATCAAACGTCAGGCCGCTGGCCAGACCGGAGAGATTCAGCTTATTGCGGCAAACATCGATTTTGCCTTTTTAATGCAGGCCGTGGACAGGGATTTCAGTATAAACAGACTCGAAAGATACCTTACAATTTGCCACGCATCCAATGTGCTACCGATTATCGTGCTCAGCAAAACCGACCTCATTGGCGCGCAACAGCTTGAAGAGCTGCAAAACCTCATCAAAGCAAGAATTCCTGAAATTCTGGTAATCGCAATCAGCAACTCAACCCGGGAAGGCTATGTGATACTTAACAATATGATAAAAAAGGGAAAAACATATTGCATGCTTGGTTCTTCGGGTGTCGGTAAATCGACATTGATGAACAATCTTGCCGGCAGAAATCTGATGAAAACAGGTCTGATCAGCGGGATCACCAACAAAGGACGCCACATTACCACCCACAGGGAACTGATGGTGCTCGAAAGTGGCGGAATACTCGTGGACAACCCAGGCATGCGGGAAGTGGGAATAGCGGATACCGCCAGCGGCCTTGAAACCACATTCGACCGCATTATAAGTCTTGCGCAGCAATGCAGATTCAGCGATTGCAGGCATACCTCCATGAAGGGTTGCGCAGTGCTTCAAGCTGTCGAAGCCGGCGAAATTGACCAGGGCACCCTCGACAACTACCTCCGCCTGGAGAGGGAAAGAGCCCATCATGAAGCCACAGCCGAAACCCGCCGCATGAAAGACAAGGCCTTTGGCAAGATGAAAAAAAACTACAAAAAAGGCAACCACCACCTGGATGGCTGA
- a CDS encoding N-acetyltransferase → MKIEIRQTKAAEFETTLHLTRETFWNLFKPGCDEHLVLYKLRKSDSYIPKLDLVAIAEQGIVGHSITTRAKVIDNMGHEHEVLCVGPVSVLPEWQNKGIGGKLLTDSISIARSSGFAGMILFGHPAYYRRFGFVNAQAYGITTKDGLNFEPFMALELNADAFRTVKGRFYEDKAFEINEEELNEFETYFPPKEKGKPKIEITH, encoded by the coding sequence ATGAAGATAGAAATCAGGCAAACAAAAGCCGCAGAATTTGAAACCACATTGCACCTCACCAGAGAAACTTTCTGGAATCTGTTCAAACCCGGATGCGACGAACACCTTGTTTTATACAAACTCAGAAAGAGTGATAGCTATATCCCCAAACTCGACCTTGTAGCAATTGCGGAGCAGGGAATCGTCGGACACAGCATTACCACCAGAGCAAAGGTTATCGACAATATGGGCCATGAGCATGAAGTGCTGTGCGTGGGGCCTGTTTCGGTGCTTCCCGAATGGCAGAACAAAGGAATAGGAGGAAAACTGTTAACCGACTCAATCTCAATTGCCAGATCATCAGGCTTTGCCGGAATGATACTGTTCGGGCATCCGGCATATTACCGGCGATTTGGATTTGTAAATGCACAGGCATACGGCATCACAACAAAAGACGGACTCAACTTCGAACCGTTTATGGCACTGGAACTAAATGCGGATGCTTTCCGAACGGTAAAGGGCAGGTTTTACGAAGATAAAGCATTCGAAATCAATGAAGAAGAACTCAATGAGTTTGAAACATATTTCCCACCAAAAGAAAAGGGAAAACCTAAAATCGAAATAACGCATTAG
- a CDS encoding response regulator transcription factor, translating to MKVVIIEDEAFAALRLKNMINEFNPEIRVVAELESVSDSVKWFRNNPEPDLIFLDIHLEDDLSFAIFEQVDISCPIIFTTAFDEYAIRAFKLKSIDYLLKPIVHEELAAALKKYEVFSSNNRPVINLQSIKNLLSADEKKYRDRFSVTIGSKIKVIEVSDIAYCFAHENAVYTRLTDGSTFTLDYTLDKLESLLNPDKFFRINRKFIIALKSIQSMHAYSRGRIKLILAPKPEDDFDTIVSTDRAASFREWLNM from the coding sequence ATGAAAGTCGTAATAATTGAAGATGAGGCCTTTGCAGCACTCCGCCTGAAAAACATGATCAACGAATTTAATCCGGAGATTCGTGTAGTCGCCGAACTTGAATCGGTGAGCGATTCGGTGAAATGGTTCAGAAACAACCCCGAACCCGATCTGATATTTCTCGATATCCACCTCGAAGACGACCTTAGTTTTGCCATTTTCGAACAAGTTGATATCTCCTGTCCGATCATCTTCACCACAGCTTTTGACGAATATGCCATCAGGGCCTTCAAGCTTAAAAGTATCGATTACCTGCTTAAACCCATTGTACACGAGGAACTTGCAGCTGCCTTAAAGAAATATGAGGTGTTCAGCAGCAACAATCGTCCGGTAATCAACCTTCAATCCATTAAAAATCTGCTTTCGGCCGATGAAAAAAAATACCGCGACCGCTTTTCCGTAACCATTGGATCAAAAATCAAGGTGATCGAGGTTAGCGATATCGCCTATTGTTTTGCACACGAAAACGCAGTGTATACCCGGTTGACAGATGGCTCAACATTTACCCTTGACTATACCCTCGACAAACTTGAAAGCCTGCTGAACCCTGATAAATTCTTCAGAATCAACAGAAAGTTTATCATCGCCCTGAAATCAATCCAAAGCATGCATGCCTACTCCAGAGGCAGAATTAAACTCATACTTGCACCAAAACCGGAAGATGATTTCGACACCATCGTAAGCACCGACCGTGCAGCCAGCTTTCGCGAATGGCTCAATATGTAA